ACTGTCAATGTCTTTGTTATAAGGGAAATACCGAAAACCCTTGAGAAACAGCAACACAGTTGCGTTTTTCGTACTTCAGGCAAAGGACGAAGGCTAAAAAAGGCGTTTACGCCTGAGCCAATATATAGTACAATTGAACTCAACAGGAACGGTAATTAACCTGTATAAAAACCCAACTGCCTAACGGCAATCTGCACCTTGACAACTGAAGATATGGGGTTCTATTCCATAGTTCTAGCTCCTTTCCAGGAATAGGTAAAATCTTCATGGAGACTAGACAATCAGAATTTAAATCAAGCAAATTTTTGGACTAATCCGACTACCGAGGGGCACTCGGAAAGTTAATGCTTGGGGAGAGAACCACCTCTGGATTAGATACCGCAAGGGGTCTAATTTAAGTGGACTCGCTGAACCAAGAATCTCCGTGGCTTCAGCCCGGAGAGTGTCAATAAATTAGCTTCCCGCCCCACAAGATGTCTAGCCAGAGCTTTGATACAGTTGGAATTTATCTACGAGAAATTGGTCGCTTTCCGAGGCTATTGCCAGAGTAAAAGATTATCTACACAAGACTTGTAAGCTGTCGCGCATTTAAATTGTATAATTTTGGGTCTAAAACCCTTCCATAGCCTAGAGGCAGCTAAAAAATTAGATGCGTAGCAGCTTAAGGCCAATGCAAAACTTGATAAGCAAAACAATTCTCAAGTGCAACGACTAGAGCCTTCCCCAACTACGGCTGAACTAGCTGCCGAGGTAAATAAAACAGAAGCACAGTTAACCCAAATCTAAAAGCTTGGTCAACTGGCTAAACAAAAAATGATTACCGCCAACCTTCGATTAGTGGTAGCGGTAGCTAAAAAATGTCGCTGGAGTAACCTGGAATTTCTGGATCTGATTGAAGAGGGAGCAATAGGTTTGCTTTCATCCTGTGGAGAAGTTTGACCCCAATCGGGGATATTAGGATGTGAGCAAGACCAAATTAAAGATTATTTGGTTTTTTGAAAACTACTTATGTCCAAGCAGAAGGAATCACTGTTGTAGAAAGCACTTCTTCCGTACTCAGTCCAATAGCAGCTTGCTCTTAGTTGGGGCACTTAACCTTAATTTGGATGATTGAAGTCCCTCCATTATATTCTCCAACTACAGGCTCACCCGTAAACTCACAAAGTATCCTCTCTTGGCAGTCTAGAAATCTCACATACTGAAACCGGTTACGCTGATAATTCTGGTTTTACTCTGCGGGATTCAGGCGAAAGCCATTTGGGTAGTTTAGATAGGCACTCATAGATTACATGGACATATCGGGTTCAGTAAACTAAGTCAAACAAGATAGTATTAGTCCAACTTTTTCCGAATCTCTTTTGCCTTAGCTTCTAATACAGCCAATAAATCTCTCAGTTGCTCTTGCTGGATATCTTCGACCTTAGTTGCTGAGACATCTCGAATTAGAGAACTGATTTGGTGACTTGGTTTAGGTTTTGTTTCAGGAGCATGTTCAGCAATAGTTTGGGCAACTAGAAAACGAGTTTGAGCGACTGTTAGCCTTTCTTGCAAAACTTGTGATGTAGCATCTTGTCGGATTTTAAGAGCTTTAGTTTCTTCAACTTTTAAATTTTTAGAATTTATTTTTTGGAGTGACCGGGCATGGTTTGCACCAAGTCCTGATTGTCTAATCGCAATTTTTAAGTCTTCTGAAAGCCGT
This is a stretch of genomic DNA from Nostoc sp. KVJ3. It encodes these proteins:
- a CDS encoding sigma-70 factor domain-containing protein, with amino-acid sequence MSSQSFDTVGIYLREIGRFPRLLPE